ATTAGATGTTATGACAGAACTTGCAAAAGATGGTATTACAATGGTTTGTGTAACACATGAGATGGGATTTGCAAAAAAAGTAGCTGATAGAGTTATATTTATGGATGCTGGTCAAATAGTTGAAGAGAATACTCCAATTGAGTTTTTTGAAAATCCACAATCAGATAGATTAAAAATGTTCTTAGAACAAATTTTAGACCATTAAAAAAGTAAGAGTTTTCTCTTACTTTAACTAAGTGCTAGCCATATACCTATAAAAATCATCAAAGTACCTGCTATTTTATTTATCAACCTTACATTAGAACTATCTTGAAGTAATTTCCCCAATGTAACACCTCCTGATGCATAAATAATCAAGCATAAAAACTCTATTGTTAATATCATCAAGATTAAAATAGGAAGTTGAGATATCATAGGTAACTTATCATCTATAAAAGGAGGAAGCAATGCTATAAAAAAAGCCCAACCTTTTGGATTTGCAATTGCAGTAATAAAACCTTGCATTGCCAAAGATTTTTTAGAAATATTAAATTCGCAATCTTTATCTAAATTAAGAGCCATCTTTCCTCTTGAAAGCCACATCATAACTCCTAAATATATCAAATAAGCTCCACCTGCATATTTCAACACAAGAAAAATAGTAGGATATTTAAGCATAATTGTAGCAACTCCAATAACTGAAGATGTTGCAACTAGCCCTACTCCTATTAATTCTCCAAACATCATAAAAAAAGTCTTTTTTAAACCTATACTCATTCCCATACTTAAAGACAATGTCATACACATTCCAGGAGTAATTGAAACAAAGAAAAAAGTGGGAATAAAAACTAAAAGTAGTGTAAAATTTATTAAATCCAAAATATCCATCCTAAAAGCTAGATTATATCAAATCTAAGTAAAATAGAGTATGAAAAAATTAATTTTATATATTTTTATAAACTTATTAACTATTAGCTCAATATATGCTTCAAATACAAATATAAAACAAGCTAGAGTTATTGGAGTCTTTGATAAAGATGGAAATGGTGAAAATGTACAGCATATTAGAAAAACAAAAGCTGATTATAATGGCATATGTTTTACAAAAATTGTAGTCATTGGAGATTTTTACCATACAAAACCTATTGTTTATATTGGAAAGTCAAAAGGTATTTTTCAAAAACAAGAACCAGTCTATAATAAATATAAAATCAAAATAGGCACAATTTTAATCTACAAACATTTTAATGTATCCAAAGGATATGTAAAAATTACTCTTGATAATAAACTTTTTGATTATAGAGTTTTTGTAAAATAGTTCTAATTTTTGATAATTTTGTAAAGAGTAAAATAAATAATAATTTTGGTAATTCATCACTTTATTTTGACATATTCTGATTTTTTTTTAAAATTTTTCATAAAAAATGCAAAATTTATGCAAAATTTATATAAACATCACAAAAATATCACCTTGATTTGATATAAATCAATTATATAATTTTTAAAAGGTTATATAATTACGATTAAAGAAGTTAAGTGTTTATAAATGTCTCCTTCCCTACATAATAAATCTAACTTCAACTTCTTTATTCTTCCCAATTCTCTCTTTATATCATTCTCATTCCTAACTTAAATAAAGAGAGAATTTTTTTAAGAAGCTCATCAAATATTTTGATAAAAAAGATGCGAATAAATTATAAAAAATGCGAATTTCTTATAAACTAAAAGGAAACCGACGGGTTTCCTTTTTTTTACATATATTTTTCTAAAACTGTAGGTATTTTGATAGTTCCATCTTCTTGTTGATAGTTTTCCATAATTGCAACTAATGTTCTACCAACTGCTAATGAAGATCCATTTAATGTGTGAGTTAAGATATTTTTCTTTCCATCTTTGTATCTTATTTTTGCTCTTCTACTTTGGAATTCTCTCGTATTTGAAATTGAAGAGATTTCTCTATATTTATTTTGACCTGGTAACCAAACTTCTAAATCTATTGTTTTGGCTGCACTAAATCCTAAATCACCAGT
This DNA window, taken from Arcobacter sp. CECT 8986, encodes the following:
- a CDS encoding LysE family translocator, which codes for MDILDLINFTLLLVFIPTFFFVSITPGMCMTLSLSMGMSIGLKKTFFMMFGELIGVGLVATSSVIGVATIMLKYPTIFLVLKYAGGAYLIYLGVMMWLSRGKMALNLDKDCEFNISKKSLAMQGFITAIANPKGWAFFIALLPPFIDDKLPMISQLPILILMILTIEFLCLIIYASGGVTLGKLLQDSSNVRLINKIAGTLMIFIGIWLALS